One part of the Calypte anna isolate BGI_N300 chromosome 12, bCalAnn1_v1.p, whole genome shotgun sequence genome encodes these proteins:
- the RBM5 gene encoding RNA-binding protein 5 — MGSDKRVSRTERSGRYGSIVEREDRDERESRSRRRDDYKRSSEERRGDRYDDYRDYDSRDYDSRDYDSRDSRDCRDYDSRDYDSRDSRDCRDYDSRDSRDCRDYDSRDCRDYDSRDSRDYDCRDYDSRDCRDYDSRDSRDYDSRDYDRDYDSRDYDSPERERERRNSDKSEDGYHSDGDYGEHDYRNDINDEKESKTIMLRGLPITVTENDIRELIESFEGPQPADVRLMKRKTGVSRGFAFVEFYHFQDATSWMEANQKKLVIQGKQIAMHYSNPRPKFEDWLCNKCCLYNFRRRLKCFRCGADKFDSEQEVPPGAAEAVQSVDYYCDTIILRNIAPHTVVESIMTALSPYASLAVNNIRLIKDKQTQQNRGFAFVQLSSAMDASQLLQILQSLQPPLKIDGKTIGVDFAKSARKDLLLPDGNRVSAFSVASTAIAAAQWSSTQPQAGEGSTLDYSYLQSGQDGYTQYAQYSQDYQQYYQNQGGVLDTDTATISGAPVTTTTAAVVSQSPQLYNQQTNSPDSPTQSAPSTTSTQAQTAAPTGVVPGTKYAVPDTSTYQYDESSGYYYDPVTGLYYDPNSQYYYNALTQQYLYWDGEKETYMPAAEGVTYQQTATTTTTKEVKEKKEKPKSKTAQQIAKDMERWAKSLNKQKENFKNSFQPLSTREEERKESAAADAGFALFEKKGALSERQQILPEVLKNGDDDNPLKRGLVAAYSGDSDNDEDLLERMENEEEKLTDWKKMACLLCRRQFPNKDALIRHQQLSDLHKQNMDIYRRSKLSEQELEALELREREMKYRDRAAERREKYGIPEPPEPKRKKVYDAGTVNYEQPTKDGLDNSNIGNKMLQAMGWREGSGLGRKCQGITAPIEAQVRMRGAGLGAKGSSYGVSTADSYKDAVRKAMFARFTEME; from the exons ATGGGCTCGGACAAGCG CGTGAGCAGGACGGAGCGAAGCGGCCGCTACGGCTCCATCGTGGAAAGGGAGGACCGTGATGAGCGGGAGTCCCGGAGCCGGCGCAGGGATGACTACAAGAGGTCCAGTGAGGAGCGCCGTGGTGACCGCTACGATGACTACCGGGACTACGACAGCCGGGACTACGACAGCCGAGACTACGACAGCCGCGATAGCCGAGACTGCCGCGACTACGACAGCCGCGACTATGATAGCCGCGATAGCCGAGACTGTCGGGACTACGATAGCCGCGACAGTCGGGACTGCAGGGACTACGATAGCCGTGACTGCCGTGACTACGACAGCCGAGACAGCCGCGACTACGATTGCCGGGACTACGACAGCCGGGATTGCCGGGACTACGACAGTCGCGACAGCCGAGACTATGATAGCCGAGACTATGACAGAGACTATGATAGTCGAGACTACGATAGTCCTGAG AGGGAGCGAGAGCGCAGGAACAGTGACAAATCAGAAGATGGCTACCATTCCGATGGCGACTACGGAGAGCACGACTACAGGAACGACATTAACgatgagaaagaaagcaaaaccatcaTGTTGCGTGGCCTTCCCATCACGGTTACGGAGAACGAT ATACGCGAGCTTATTGAGTCCTTTGAAGGTCCTCAGCCTGCAGACGTGAGGCTGATGAAAAGAAAGACAG GTGTAAGCCGTGGTTTCGCCTTCGTGGAGTTTTATCACTTTCAAGATGCTACCAGCTGGATGGAAGCCAATCAG aaaaagctgGTGATTCAAGGGAAACAGATTGCGATGCACTACAGCAACCCCAGGCCTAAATTTGAGGACTGGCTTTGCAACAAG TGCTGCCTTTACAACTTCAGGAGGAGGCTAAAATGCTTCCGCTGCGGAGCGGACAAATTTG ATTCAGAACAGGAGGTGCCacctggagcagctgaagctgtTCAGTCTGTGGATTATTACTGTGATA ccaTCATTCTCCGAAACATTGCTCCTCACACAGTGGTGGAATCCATCATGACTGCCTTGTCTCCGTATGCGTCTCTGGCTGTCAATAATATCCGTCTTATCAAAGACAAGCAGACCCAGCAAAACAGAGGCTTTGCATTTGTGCAGCTGTCTTCTGCCATG GATGCTTCTCAACTGCTGCAGATTTTACAGAGTCTTCAGCCACCATTAAAAATTGATGGGAAAACTATTGGTGTTGACTTCGCAAAGAGTGCCAGAAA AGACTTGCTTCTCCCAGATGGTAACAGAGTCAGCGCCTTCTCTGTGGCAAGTACAGCCattgctgcagctcagtggTCGTCCACTCAG ccacaggctggagagggcagCACCCTTGACTACAGCTACCTTCAGTCAGGACAGGATGGCTACACACAATATGCTCAG TACTCCCAGGATTATCAGCAGTACTACCAAAACCAAGGAGGAGTGTTGGACACAGATACAGCTACCATATCAG GGGCTCCAGTCACCACCACAACAGCTGCAGTTGTCTCCCAAAGTCCTCAGTTATACAACCAACAGACAAACTCGCCTGACTCTCCG acacaaTCAGCACCATCTACCACTAGCACTCAGGCCCAAACAGCTGCCCCGACTGGCGTAGTCCCTGGAACTAAGTATG CTGTCCCTGACACTTCCACCTACCAATATGATGAGTCTTCAGGATATTATTATGATCCTGTAACAGGTCTCTACTATGATCCCAATTCACAG TATTACTACAATGCCTTAACCCAGCAGTACCTTTACTGGGATGGTGAAAAGGAGACCTACATGCCTGCTGCTGAAGGTGTCACGTACCAACAAACAGCTACCACAACCACCACCAAAGAagtgaaggagaagaaggagaagccTAAAAGTAAAACAGCTCAACAG ATTGCTAAAGACATGGAACGCTGGGCAAAGAGCTTGAACAAGCAGAAGGAGAACTTCAAGAACAGCTTCCAGCCCCTGAGCACCCGGGAAGAGGAGCGGAAAgagtcagcagctgcagatGCAGGCTTTGCCCTCTTTGAGAAAAAG GGAGCTCTCTCAGAGAGGCAGCAGATCTTGCCAGAGGTGTTGAAAAATGGAGATGATGATAATCCACTGAAG CGTGGCCTTGTGGCTGCCTACAGTGGTGACAGTGATAATGATGAGGACTTACTGGAGAGAATGGAGAATGAGGAAGAGAAGCTGACTGACTGGAAGAAGATGGCCTGTCTGCTGTGTAGAAGGCAGTTCCCAAACAAAGACGCTCTGATCCGGCACCAGCAGCTGTCTGACTTGCACAAG caAAACATGGATATTTACAGGAGGTCAAAGCTGTCTGAGCAGGAACTCGAAGCGTTGGAGCTGCGTGAGAGAGAG ATGAAATACAGAGACAGAGCAGCTGAGCGGCGGGAGAAGTACGGCATCCCTGAGCCCCCCGAGCCCAAACGCAAGAAGGTCTATGATGCTGGCACAGT taatTATGAGCAGCCCACCAAAGATGGCCTCGACAACAGTAATATAGGCAACAAGATGCTGCAGGCGATGGGCTGGAGGGAAGGTTCAGGTTTAGGAAGAAAATGTCAGGGCATCACAGCACCCATTGAG GCCCAAGTACGAATGAGAGGAGCTGGCTTGGGAGCCAAGGGCAGCTCCTACGGTGTCTCCACTGCAGATTCGTACAAAGACGCGGTGCGGAAAGCCATGTTTGCTCGCTTCACTGAGATGGAGTAA